One Citricoccus sp. K5 DNA window includes the following coding sequences:
- a CDS encoding phosphotransferase family protein, translated as MTTVTQSRPDGLEVVATAAEAQRMSTPPLLVVDVVTEFLDQQALGTGPLSWERIGDGQSNITYRLRRGAETFVLRRGPRPPLPKSTHDMVREARIQRLLGEQGVPVPTILAICEDESLLGVPFYIMSFLQGMVITDSVPPVLDAPVQRGETSRSVVDTLSQLHSVDVTTGELSGLGRPEGYLKRQVQRFAALWDVNTTRQLPQVHRIAAWLEANLPETQKSSLVHGDYRMGNLMFADEAPATVIGILDWEMSTLGDPLADLGYLTATYTEAGDVPTVMELTPVTAEPGFLTRKQIVTRYADHSGLDVSALPWYETLALWKSSIFCEAIYTRWLKGERPHDTTFGPSLEAGIPALLDRAESFMGRL; from the coding sequence ATGACCACCGTGACCCAGTCCCGTCCCGACGGCCTGGAGGTCGTGGCGACCGCAGCAGAAGCCCAACGGATGTCAACACCACCGTTGCTGGTGGTGGACGTTGTGACCGAGTTCCTCGATCAGCAGGCCCTCGGCACCGGCCCTCTGTCCTGGGAACGCATCGGTGACGGCCAGTCCAACATCACCTACCGGCTCCGCCGCGGGGCGGAGACGTTCGTGCTGCGCCGCGGCCCGCGGCCGCCATTGCCCAAGTCCACCCATGACATGGTCCGAGAGGCCCGCATCCAGCGGCTGCTCGGCGAACAGGGCGTCCCGGTGCCGACCATCCTGGCCATCTGCGAGGACGAATCGCTGCTCGGCGTCCCCTTCTACATCATGTCGTTTCTGCAGGGCATGGTCATCACCGACTCAGTCCCTCCTGTCCTGGATGCGCCGGTGCAGCGGGGGGAGACCAGCCGCTCTGTGGTGGACACGCTGAGCCAGTTGCACTCCGTGGATGTCACCACGGGCGAGCTGTCCGGATTGGGGCGGCCCGAGGGATACCTGAAGCGTCAGGTCCAGCGGTTCGCCGCCCTCTGGGATGTCAACACCACCCGCCAGTTGCCCCAGGTGCACCGAATCGCCGCCTGGCTGGAAGCCAACCTTCCGGAAACCCAGAAATCCTCCCTGGTCCACGGCGACTACCGCATGGGAAACCTCATGTTCGCCGACGAAGCCCCGGCCACCGTGATCGGCATCCTCGACTGGGAGATGTCCACCCTCGGCGACCCCCTGGCGGACCTCGGTTACCTGACAGCCACGTACACCGAAGCCGGTGATGTGCCCACGGTCATGGAACTCACCCCGGTCACCGCGGAACCCGGCTTCCTGACGAGGAAGCAGATCGTGACGAGGTACGCCGACCACAGCGGCCTCGATGTCTCCGCCCTGCCCTGGTACGAGACCCTCGCACTGTGGAAGTCCTCGATCTTCTGTGAGGCGATCTACACCCGTTGGCTCAAGGGCGAGCGCCCCCATGACACGACCTTCGGGCCCTCCCTCGAAGCCGGCATCCCGGCGCTACTGGACCGGGCCGAGTCCTTCATGGGCCGGCTCTAA
- a CDS encoding CoA ester lyase — protein MPLRNRRAAALPAKLSRSWLLVNAAKPEDFAPGLASEADSVLFDMEAAVPADKKDAARANVVEALNGGMSAWVRINGIDTDDWQQDLDALSGAEGLRGVMLALAEEPEQVTLTAMRLRAGTPVIALIETAVGLDNATAVAKAPGTFRLAFGTNDFRKDTGISDDPMAMAYARSRLVIASRVGKLPGAIDGPPGAADNNATVVESSRTTQSMGMTGRLCLNREQVESINLALSPSEDEVSWAVDMLQAHQAGASVGDGSYLPRLARAQKIADLADSYGLWNA, from the coding sequence ATGCCCTTGCGTAACCGTCGTGCCGCCGCCCTGCCCGCCAAGTTGAGCCGTTCCTGGCTGCTGGTGAACGCGGCGAAGCCGGAGGATTTCGCCCCTGGGCTCGCCTCCGAGGCGGACTCGGTGCTGTTCGACATGGAGGCGGCCGTCCCGGCCGACAAGAAGGATGCCGCGCGCGCCAACGTGGTGGAGGCACTCAACGGCGGCATGTCCGCGTGGGTCAGGATCAACGGGATCGACACCGATGACTGGCAGCAGGACCTGGATGCCCTGTCCGGCGCCGAGGGGCTGCGCGGCGTCATGCTGGCCCTGGCCGAGGAGCCCGAGCAGGTCACGCTGACCGCCATGCGCCTGCGTGCCGGGACCCCCGTGATCGCCCTGATCGAGACGGCCGTCGGGCTGGACAACGCGACCGCCGTGGCCAAGGCCCCGGGGACGTTCCGCCTGGCCTTCGGCACCAATGACTTCCGCAAGGACACCGGCATCTCGGACGACCCGATGGCCATGGCCTATGCGCGCTCGCGGCTGGTCATCGCCTCCCGCGTGGGCAAGCTGCCCGGCGCGATCGACGGACCTCCCGGCGCGGCGGACAACAACGCCACGGTGGTCGAGTCCTCCCGCACCACCCAGTCCATGGGCATGACCGGGCGCCTGTGCCTCAACCGCGAGCAGGTCGAATCCATCAACCTGGCCCTGTCCCCGTCCGAGGACGAGGTCTCCTGGGCCGTGGACATGCTGCAGGCCCACCAGGCCGGGGCCTCCGTGGGCGATGGCTCCTATCTGCCCCGCCTGGCCCGCGCACAGAAAATCGCCGACCTGGCCGATTCCTACGGGCTCTGGAACGCCTGA
- a CDS encoding DUF456 domain-containing protein: MDYEIITTVIAGLLLIVAVLGTIIPILPGSILTVLTLIGWAWILGSPAAWTAAIIGSGLAIAGLSASAVLTGRKMKREQIPNGPVLVGVVCAIVGMFVIPVIGLFVGFAVGLLTAEFARRRDLRAAARSSWEALKSMGLGILVEFGCASLAASSFAIGTLVHFLNR, translated from the coding sequence GTGGACTACGAGATCATCACCACCGTCATCGCCGGGCTGCTGTTGATCGTAGCCGTGCTCGGCACCATCATCCCGATCCTGCCCGGCTCCATCCTGACCGTCCTCACGCTCATCGGCTGGGCCTGGATCCTCGGCTCGCCCGCCGCCTGGACCGCCGCGATCATCGGTTCGGGTCTGGCCATCGCCGGCCTGAGCGCGTCAGCAGTACTGACCGGCCGGAAGATGAAACGCGAACAGATCCCCAACGGCCCCGTCCTGGTGGGCGTGGTGTGCGCGATCGTGGGCATGTTCGTCATCCCCGTGATCGGGCTTTTCGTCGGCTTCGCCGTGGGCCTGCTGACGGCGGAGTTCGCCCGGCGGCGGGATCTCAGGGCCGCCGCGCGCTCCTCCTGGGAGGCGCTGAAGTCCATGGGACTCGGCATCCTCGTGGAGTTCGGCTGCGCCTCGCTGGCCGCCTCATCCTTCGCCATCGGCACCCTGGTGCACTTCCTCAACCGCTGA
- the pdxT gene encoding pyridoxal 5'-phosphate synthase glutaminase subunit PdxT, which translates to MSGGHNAGSLVGVFALQGDVAEHVRVLTALGARVRPVRSATDLAGLDGLVIPGGESSVMDKLSRLLGVAPAIGQAIGEGLPVYGTCAGMIMLAEEIANPIVGQQSFGGLDITVQRNAFGGQVESFETALEVPEVSGDPVHAVFIRAPAVLRAGPDVQVLASVPASRSENPEHPAGEVPVAVRQGRLLATSFHPEVTGDWSFHRYFLERVIR; encoded by the coding sequence GTGAGCGGTGGGCACAACGCAGGGAGCCTCGTCGGCGTCTTCGCCCTCCAGGGGGATGTGGCCGAACACGTGCGGGTGCTGACCGCGCTCGGCGCGCGCGTCCGCCCGGTGCGTTCAGCCACGGACCTGGCCGGGCTGGACGGCCTGGTCATCCCCGGCGGGGAGTCCTCCGTGATGGACAAGCTCTCCCGGCTGCTCGGCGTGGCCCCGGCCATCGGGCAGGCGATCGGGGAGGGCCTGCCCGTCTACGGCACGTGCGCCGGGATGATCATGCTGGCCGAGGAGATCGCCAACCCGATCGTGGGGCAGCAGAGCTTCGGCGGTCTGGACATCACCGTGCAGCGCAATGCCTTCGGCGGGCAGGTGGAGTCCTTTGAGACCGCCCTCGAGGTGCCGGAGGTCTCCGGTGACCCTGTGCACGCCGTCTTCATCAGGGCCCCCGCGGTGCTGCGCGCGGGACCGGACGTGCAGGTGCTGGCGAGTGTGCCGGCGTCGCGCTCAGAGAATCCGGAGCACCCGGCCGGGGAGGTCCCCGTGGCCGTCCGGCAGGGCCGTCTGCTCGCCACGAGCTTCCACCCGGAGGTCACTGGGGACTGGTCCTTCCACCGCTACTTCCTGGAGCGCGTGATCCGCTGA
- a CDS encoding acyl-CoA dehydrogenase family protein, translated as MTPEATITRQNQQTVEQLRLKVRAFIHEHVIPAEPRPGEELDRATLRRLQEAAKAAGVFAPHVGVEFGGQGLSIEHWSPVFQEAGYSPIGPSVLNCMAPDEGNMHMLELIATTEQKERFLVPLAQGRTRSCFGMTEPHPGAGSDPAALMATARRESGQWILNGHKRFSSGAHGAGFCIFMAEAEATDSTASGATMFLVDMDHPGVRIGESIHTIDRAIVGGHPHLYFEDVRVTDDAVLGEVGRGNEYAQVRLGPARLTHCMRWLGLARRSLDIALDRAERRELFGAELYTLGLAQELIAQCEIDIETSDAIITKTALLLEEDFKKGSNMSSIAKVYCSEAVNRVIDRCIQICGGDGVSDGLPLAQYLNEVRPFRIYDGSTETHKFAISRRASSRRRKDVQAGARYQGDAVIRQAQAGGGH; from the coding sequence ATGACCCCAGAAGCCACCATCACCCGGCAAAACCAACAGACCGTCGAACAGCTCCGTCTCAAGGTCCGCGCCTTCATCCATGAGCACGTGATCCCGGCTGAACCGCGCCCCGGTGAGGAGCTCGACCGCGCCACCCTGCGGCGCCTGCAGGAGGCTGCCAAGGCCGCCGGAGTGTTCGCGCCACATGTCGGCGTCGAGTTCGGCGGGCAGGGCCTGTCGATCGAGCACTGGTCACCGGTGTTCCAGGAGGCCGGCTACTCCCCCATCGGCCCATCCGTCCTGAACTGCATGGCCCCGGATGAGGGCAACATGCACATGCTGGAGCTGATCGCCACCACGGAGCAGAAGGAACGGTTCCTCGTCCCACTCGCCCAGGGGCGGACCCGATCCTGCTTCGGCATGACGGAACCGCACCCTGGCGCCGGGTCAGATCCCGCCGCCCTCATGGCCACCGCACGCCGCGAGAGTGGCCAGTGGATCCTCAACGGCCACAAGCGGTTCTCCTCGGGGGCACACGGCGCCGGCTTCTGCATCTTCATGGCCGAGGCCGAGGCCACTGACTCCACCGCATCAGGCGCCACCATGTTCCTCGTGGACATGGACCATCCAGGGGTGCGGATCGGCGAGTCCATCCACACCATCGACAGGGCCATCGTCGGCGGCCATCCGCATCTCTACTTCGAGGATGTCAGGGTCACGGACGATGCCGTACTCGGCGAGGTCGGCCGCGGCAATGAGTACGCGCAGGTGCGGTTGGGGCCGGCCCGGCTGACCCACTGCATGCGCTGGCTCGGGCTGGCGCGCCGGTCCCTGGACATCGCCCTGGACCGGGCGGAGCGCCGCGAGCTCTTCGGTGCCGAGCTCTATACGCTCGGCCTGGCCCAGGAACTCATCGCCCAGTGCGAGATCGACATCGAGACGTCGGACGCCATCATCACCAAGACAGCCCTTCTTCTGGAGGAGGACTTCAAGAAGGGGTCCAATATGTCCTCCATCGCCAAGGTGTACTGCTCGGAGGCCGTCAACAGGGTCATCGACCGGTGCATCCAGATCTGTGGCGGAGACGGCGTGTCCGACGGCCTGCCCTTGGCCCAGTACCTCAACGAGGTCCGGCCCTTCCGGATCTATGACGGCTCCACCGAGACCCACAAGTTCGCCATCTCCCGCCGCGCCTCCTCCCGGCGACGCAAGGACGTCCAGGCCGGCGCCCGTTATCAAGGCGACGCCGTCATCCGGCAGGCACAGGCCGGGGGTGGGCACTGA
- a CDS encoding DedA family protein, whose protein sequence is MMDWIASLPLVWAILLFWGGALCRSTATYALGRGIAAGAEHTALRRYMSGPVYLRAMRFIDRWGPWAIPFCFLTVGIQTAVIATAGVTRMRWRRFIPAALLGSLIWGIIYGTIGMAVVWAVITTALASPVALLALVLVLAGVVVLILWRTGGLARLRASRDDRRARQAAQVQADTTSDAGR, encoded by the coding sequence ATGATGGACTGGATCGCCTCTCTGCCGCTGGTCTGGGCCATCCTTCTGTTCTGGGGCGGCGCCCTGTGCCGCTCCACCGCCACCTACGCCCTCGGCCGGGGGATCGCCGCCGGGGCCGAGCACACCGCCCTGCGCCGCTACATGTCCGGCCCGGTCTACCTGCGCGCCATGCGGTTCATCGACCGCTGGGGTCCCTGGGCCATCCCCTTCTGCTTCCTGACCGTGGGCATCCAGACCGCTGTCATCGCCACGGCCGGCGTGACCCGCATGCGTTGGCGCCGGTTCATCCCCGCCGCCCTGCTCGGATCCCTGATCTGGGGCATCATCTACGGGACCATCGGCATGGCCGTCGTCTGGGCGGTCATCACCACGGCCCTGGCCAGCCCGGTGGCGCTGCTTGCGCTGGTCCTGGTGCTGGCCGGCGTCGTGGTGCTGATCCTCTGGCGTACGGGTGGCCTCGCTCGGTTGCGCGCCTCGCGTGACGATCGCAGGGCCCGCCAGGCGGCCCAGGTTCAGGCGGACACCACGTCCGACGCCGGCCGGTAG
- a CDS encoding GerMN domain-containing protein: MSQTRTARRPLLATAALTAVLSLCLTACGPGGGEASESPTATPSDTASASASASATASMPATESASPSDTATRSPSASSTPSGSPSAAPSGSASASETPQGATEATVYWVAMDNLEGIEFPGCGDSSLMESTAPVSGAGAVGDPSFVEAGLQVLLDQTEYEVGSGLSNSLYQSELEVTEVSISGDTVTVDLTGTPVSSGTCDDPRIIAQLENTALANAGVYTAEILLDGTPIQEAMSQKGS, from the coding sequence ATGAGTCAGACGCGAACCGCCCGACGCCCGCTCCTTGCCACTGCGGCCCTGACCGCCGTGCTGTCCCTCTGCCTGACCGCCTGCGGACCGGGCGGCGGCGAGGCCTCCGAGAGTCCCACCGCCACCCCGAGTGACACTGCCAGCGCCAGCGCCAGCGCGTCGGCCACGGCGTCGATGCCGGCAACGGAGTCAGCGTCGCCGAGCGATACTGCCACCCGTTCCCCCTCGGCCAGTTCGACCCCGTCCGGTTCCCCCTCCGCTGCACCGTCCGGCTCTGCGTCCGCCTCGGAGACCCCCCAGGGTGCCACGGAGGCCACCGTGTACTGGGTGGCGATGGACAACCTCGAGGGCATCGAGTTCCCGGGGTGTGGAGACAGCAGCCTGATGGAGTCCACCGCCCCGGTCTCGGGCGCCGGAGCCGTGGGTGACCCGTCCTTCGTGGAAGCCGGCCTCCAGGTGCTGCTGGACCAGACCGAGTACGAGGTCGGCTCCGGGCTGAGCAACTCGCTCTACCAGTCCGAGCTCGAGGTCACGGAGGTCTCCATCTCCGGCGACACCGTGACCGTGGACCTGACCGGCACCCCGGTCTCCTCCGGCACCTGCGACGATCCGCGCATCATCGCCCAGCTGGAGAACACCGCCCTGGCCAATGCCGGCGTCTACACCGCCGAGATCCTCCTCGACGGCACCCCGATCCAGGAGGCCATGAGCCAGAAGGGCTCCTGA
- the pdxS gene encoding pyridoxal 5'-phosphate synthase lyase subunit PdxS, which translates to MNNTPESTEPTESSIGSYTSDASTPAPGSIADSGQGSPRTGTARVKRGLADMLKGGVIMDVVTAEQAKIAEDAGAVAVMALERVPADIRAQGGVARMSDPDLIDGIVEAVSIPVMAKARIGHFVEAQVLEALKVDYIDESEVLSPADYINHIDKWDFTVPFVCGATNLGEALRRITEGAAMIRSKGEAGTGDVSEAVKHIRTIRGEIAKLSALSKDELYVAAKELQAPYELVAEVAREGALPVVLFTAGGVATPADAALMMQLGADGVFVGSGIFKSGNPAARAAAIVRATAQYNDAGAVAEASRGLGEAMVGINVGDLPAPHRLADRGW; encoded by the coding sequence ATGAACAACACCCCTGAATCCACTGAGCCCACCGAGTCCTCCATCGGTTCCTACACCTCAGACGCCTCCACCCCGGCGCCGGGCTCCATCGCCGATTCCGGACAGGGCTCGCCCCGCACCGGCACCGCCCGCGTGAAGCGCGGACTGGCGGACATGCTCAAGGGCGGCGTGATCATGGACGTGGTCACAGCCGAGCAGGCCAAGATCGCTGAGGACGCCGGCGCCGTGGCCGTCATGGCCCTCGAACGCGTCCCCGCGGATATCCGCGCCCAGGGCGGCGTGGCCCGCATGTCCGATCCAGACCTGATCGACGGGATCGTCGAGGCCGTCTCCATCCCGGTCATGGCCAAGGCCCGCATCGGCCACTTCGTGGAGGCCCAGGTCCTGGAGGCGCTCAAGGTCGACTACATCGACGAGTCCGAGGTCCTCTCCCCGGCGGACTACATCAACCACATCGACAAGTGGGACTTCACCGTCCCCTTCGTCTGCGGCGCCACCAACCTCGGTGAGGCCCTGCGCCGCATCACCGAGGGCGCGGCCATGATCCGTTCCAAGGGCGAGGCCGGCACCGGGGATGTCTCCGAGGCCGTCAAGCACATCCGCACCATCCGCGGTGAGATCGCGAAGCTGTCCGCACTGAGCAAGGACGAGCTGTACGTGGCCGCCAAGGAGCTTCAGGCACCCTACGAACTCGTGGCCGAGGTGGCCCGCGAAGGCGCGCTGCCCGTGGTGCTCTTCACCGCCGGTGGGGTGGCCACGCCCGCCGATGCCGCGCTGATGATGCAGCTCGGCGCGGACGGCGTCTTCGTGGGCTCGGGCATCTTCAAGTCCGGCAACCCCGCGGCCCGTGCCGCCGCGATCGTGCGCGCCACGGCCCAGTACAACGACGCCGGCGCGGTCGCCGAGGCCTCCCGCGGTCTCGGCGAGGCGATGGTCGGCATCAACGTCGGCGACCTGCCCGCCCCGCACCGCCTCGCCGACCGCGGTTGGTGA
- a CDS encoding MFS transporter, giving the protein MTSPRQTSPVLTPADTAVPRQSSGSKVRSMWASTVGNVLEWYEWSAYAVFAPFIAAVMFNPDNPVSALLSTLAVFAVGFLMRPLGGIIFGRIADKRGRKFVLITTMLVMAGGSLVIGLMPTYESLGVWASVILLLARMAQGFAHGGESATANTYVAEIAPHHRRGQWGSIVFVAIFAGSVLAYTVGGTITATLSETAVGEWGWRIPFILGAFLALAALYLRKGMEESDVYHEVKEAAEAAQASDVPVAPLPRKQVTRAIILMVAMTSGITAAHYTWTSYASTYAITQQGMSANSAYWVTVVAQLLALGSLPLWGRLSDKVGRRPVLLCFAGLMVLLQFPLMTMINAEPWTLLVASTVALVVVAMSGALLSAVLSENFPTRIRTQGIGFAYSVSVAVFGGTAPYLNAQLIEWGVGWMSNLYIMVLCVATAIAVYMLKETKGIDLKDA; this is encoded by the coding sequence ATGACCTCACCACGCCAGACGTCTCCGGTCCTGACGCCGGCCGACACGGCAGTTCCCCGACAGTCGTCCGGTTCGAAGGTGCGCTCCATGTGGGCCAGCACCGTCGGCAACGTACTTGAGTGGTACGAATGGAGTGCCTACGCGGTCTTCGCCCCCTTCATCGCCGCCGTGATGTTCAATCCGGACAACCCCGTCTCGGCCCTGTTGTCCACGCTGGCAGTGTTCGCCGTCGGGTTCCTGATGCGTCCTTTGGGAGGCATCATCTTCGGCCGCATCGCGGACAAGAGAGGCCGCAAGTTCGTCCTGATCACCACCATGCTGGTCATGGCCGGCGGCAGCCTGGTCATCGGCCTGATGCCGACCTACGAGAGCCTCGGTGTATGGGCTTCGGTCATCCTCCTGCTGGCCCGCATGGCCCAGGGCTTTGCCCACGGCGGCGAATCGGCTACGGCCAACACCTATGTGGCGGAGATCGCCCCCCACCATCGCCGCGGTCAGTGGGGCAGCATCGTGTTCGTGGCGATCTTCGCCGGTTCGGTGCTCGCCTACACCGTTGGCGGCACCATCACCGCCACGCTGAGCGAGACCGCCGTCGGCGAATGGGGCTGGCGCATCCCGTTCATCCTCGGCGCCTTCCTAGCTCTGGCCGCCCTCTACCTCCGTAAGGGCATGGAGGAAAGCGACGTCTACCACGAGGTCAAGGAAGCCGCGGAGGCCGCCCAGGCCAGCGATGTCCCCGTCGCCCCGCTGCCGCGCAAGCAGGTCACCCGCGCCATCATCCTCATGGTCGCCATGACCTCCGGCATCACGGCCGCGCACTACACATGGACGTCGTACGCCTCGACCTACGCCATCACCCAGCAGGGCATGTCCGCCAACAGCGCCTACTGGGTGACCGTCGTCGCCCAACTCCTGGCTCTGGGGTCCCTACCGTTGTGGGGGCGCCTCTCGGACAAGGTCGGCCGCCGCCCCGTGCTGCTGTGCTTCGCCGGACTGATGGTCCTGCTCCAGTTCCCGCTGATGACCATGATCAACGCCGAGCCATGGACCTTGTTGGTCGCATCGACCGTCGCCTTGGTCGTGGTGGCCATGTCCGGCGCCCTGCTCTCCGCGGTACTGTCCGAGAACTTCCCCACGAGGATTCGAACCCAGGGCATCGGCTTCGCCTACTCCGTGTCTGTGGCCGTCTTCGGCGGCACCGCTCCGTACCTCAACGCCCAACTCATCGAGTGGGGCGTGGGTTGGATGTCCAACCTCTACATCATGGTGCTGTGCGTGGCCACCGCCATCGCCGTCTATATGCTCAAGGAGACCAAGGGCATCGACCTCAAGGATGCCTGA
- the ald gene encoding alanine dehydrogenase, translating into MLIGVPTEIKNNEFRVGLTPVGVTELVHHQHEVMVQSGAGLGSGTPDEDYRQAGARIVSTAEEIWDQADLVLKVKEPVGPEWQLMRRGQTLFTYLHLAADPKLTHAVLESGTTAIAYETVTRGPALPLLAPMSQVAGRLAPLAGAYHLTQAQGGSGILMSGVPGTRRARVAVIGAGVAGEAAAVVAAGMGADVTVLDINLNRLTELDTAHQGRLHTLASSKMHIAETVADADLVIGSVLIPGAAAPKLVTADMVASMRPGSVLVDIAIDQGGCFENSRPTTHQEPTFRVGEQIYYCVANIPGAVPQTSTAALTNATLPYILRIADHGWREALAADEGLLSGLNAHEGVLTHPGVTDAVAGPLGLDPQLDYRPASDVVSA; encoded by the coding sequence ATGCTGATCGGCGTCCCCACTGAAATCAAGAACAACGAGTTCCGCGTCGGCCTCACCCCCGTCGGCGTCACGGAGCTCGTCCACCACCAGCACGAGGTCATGGTCCAGTCCGGGGCCGGGCTCGGCTCGGGCACCCCGGACGAGGACTACCGGCAGGCCGGAGCCCGCATCGTGTCCACGGCCGAGGAGATCTGGGACCAGGCCGACCTGGTGCTCAAGGTCAAAGAGCCGGTGGGGCCGGAATGGCAGCTGATGCGCCGGGGGCAGACGCTGTTCACCTACCTGCATCTGGCCGCCGATCCGAAACTCACCCACGCCGTACTCGAGTCCGGTACCACCGCGATCGCCTACGAGACCGTCACCCGCGGCCCCGCCCTGCCGCTGCTGGCCCCCATGAGCCAGGTCGCCGGACGCCTAGCTCCCCTGGCCGGCGCCTACCACCTGACCCAGGCCCAGGGCGGCTCCGGCATCCTGATGAGCGGCGTGCCCGGAACCCGGCGGGCCCGCGTGGCGGTGATCGGGGCCGGCGTCGCCGGAGAGGCCGCCGCCGTGGTCGCCGCCGGCATGGGCGCCGACGTGACGGTGCTGGACATCAACCTCAACCGCCTCACCGAACTGGACACCGCGCACCAGGGGCGGTTGCACACGCTGGCCTCCTCGAAGATGCACATCGCCGAGACAGTGGCGGATGCCGACCTGGTGATCGGCTCGGTGCTCATCCCCGGTGCGGCCGCCCCCAAGCTGGTCACCGCGGACATGGTGGCGTCCATGCGCCCCGGCTCGGTGCTCGTGGACATCGCGATCGACCAGGGCGGCTGCTTCGAGAACTCCCGGCCCACCACCCACCAGGAGCCGACCTTCCGGGTGGGTGAGCAGATCTACTACTGCGTGGCCAACATCCCCGGGGCCGTTCCCCAGACCTCGACGGCGGCGCTCACCAACGCCACGCTGCCCTACATCCTGCGGATCGCCGACCACGGCTGGCGTGAGGCCCTCGCCGCGGACGAGGGGCTGCTGTCCGGGCTGAACGCCCACGAGGGCGTCCTCACCCACCCGGGGGTCACCGACGCCGTGGCCGGGCCGCTGGGGCTGGACCCGCAGCTGGACTACCGGCCGGCGTCGGACGTGGTGTCCGCCTGA
- a CDS encoding helix-turn-helix domain-containing protein encodes MAEEIPILTRSSTFGPLDEDERKILTGIPGLRGTPGLAAAGSPAPAGEPSTTPDATVVLDGTTVRLGPAATAAVLELLGRLASGAAVTVSEQDRWLNTSQAARLAGISNTYLRQLADRGEIPVTYRGTHRRIHPDDVLAWVRQRGSGEAGTAEYDSQDSPP; translated from the coding sequence ATGGCCGAAGAGATCCCCATCCTCACCCGCAGCTCGACCTTCGGACCGCTCGACGAGGACGAGCGGAAGATCCTGACCGGCATCCCCGGACTTCGCGGCACCCCCGGCCTCGCGGCGGCCGGCTCCCCTGCGCCCGCCGGAGAGCCGAGCACGACGCCGGACGCCACGGTGGTGCTGGACGGCACCACGGTGCGGCTCGGGCCGGCGGCCACCGCGGCGGTGCTCGAGCTGCTCGGCCGGCTCGCCTCGGGCGCCGCGGTGACCGTGTCCGAGCAGGACCGGTGGCTGAACACCTCACAGGCGGCACGGCTGGCCGGGATCTCCAACACCTATCTGCGCCAACTGGCGGACCGCGGTGAGATCCCGGTGACGTACCGGGGGACGCACCGGCGGATCCACCCCGATGACGTCCTCGCGTGGGTGCGGCAACGTGGCAGCGGCGAGGCGGGGACGGCGGAGTACGATAGTCAGGATTCCCCGCCGTAG